The sequence below is a genomic window from Lentimicrobium sp. L6.
GAAATTAGATTTATTCCATTTGGATTATATGGCCTCTAATGTAGCAGCAAAAGGCTTTGCCTTGAAAATTCAAGACCAAAAAATAAATTGCATTTTACCACAACATGGAAGTATTATCCCAAAAGAATACGTAATTGATGCCATTAAATATTTAGAAGATTTAAAATGTGGATTAGATATTGTATATCCCGAACTCAGTCATTAGAATTATGGAAACAGCCGACGAATTTCAAAAGAGAATAAAAAGCCTTGAAAAAGAAAACGCTTTTCTCAAGCAAGCCATGAAACAATGGAAAACCATTGAAAAGTTATACAAAACTTCAGCTGGCAAACTAAAAGAGAGTGAAAAGCGAATTCGTAATATTATTGAGAATACTCCTATTGGAATGTCAGTCTCAGATGAAAATGCTGTATTTGAATATGTAAACCCTGCCTTTTGTGAGCTCATGAATTGTTCTTTATTCGATCTCAAAGGTCAAAATATATGGGGCATTTTCCATAAAAGTGATCTGGAACAAATCCAACAGGATTATTACGATTTATATAGAGGAAAAAATGACATCAGAAGAGATTGGCAATTAATATCAAAAGATAAAGAAGACAAATATGTTTTAGCAGATACCTCCTTATTAACCGGAGAGGATGGCAAACCTAAAATACTTACTTTTATTACCGATATAACTGAACGTAAGAAACTGATGAATGAGTTGGTAGAGGCCAAAGAGAAAGCCATTTTAGCCAATAAAACTAAAAGTGCTTTTCTGGCCAATATGAGTCATGAAATCAGAACACCCATGAATGGTATTATGGGAATGACAGAAATATTAAAGCAAACTACACTCGACAAGGAGCAGGTTGAATATTTAGATGTTATTAATACTTCAGCTAATAATCTATTAAGTATCATTAATGATATTCTAGATTTCTCGAAAATAGAAGCCGGGAAAATTGAATTAGAACAAACCCCAATTAATATCGATGAGGTAGTCAGTGAAATTGCCGATTTATTGGTGTTTAAAGCAGACCATAAAAAGATAGAGCTCATCACTTATACCAAAATAGATGTGAAACATCAATTATTAGGGGATCCCGTTCGTTTAAAACAAATCATGATCAACTTTGCCAATAATGCCATTAAATTTACACCAGAAGGTGGCGAAGTATTAATTTCTGCAGAGGTCACAGAAGTGATTTATGATGAAGTGGAAATCCTCTTTAAAATCCAAGATACAGGTGTTGGTATTTCAAAGGAAGGAATGAATAAACTATTCAAACCATTTAGCCAGGTAGACGCCTCTACCACACGAAAGTTTGGAGGGACTGGCCTTGGATTGATTATTGCAAAAAGACTCGCAAATCAAATGAAAGGCGATGTGTCAGTTGAAAGTGAAGTAGGAGAAGGTTCTACCTTTAGCTTTACCGCTAAGTTGAAAATGGACATGAATAAGACCTATCAAGAACCAGAAATAGAACTGGCCGGTTTAAAAGCACTTATTCTAGATGATAATGTCACCAACGTAAAAATCTTAGAGAAGTATCTAGGTTTCTGGGGATGCAAGAGCGACTCCGCATATTCTGCCTATGAAGCCTTTAAACTTTTAGAGGAGTCTTATGATAACCATCAACCCTACGATTTTGTACTTTCAGACTATATGATGCCAGATATAGATGGTTTTGGATTTGCAAAAATGGTAAGAAAGAGTCCAAAAACTAAAAATGCAGTGATGGTACTCTTATCATCTATGACACAACTTAGCTTGAAAAAGGAATTCCAGATAGCAGGATTTCAGGCTTATCTCTATAAGCCCATTAAACTCGAGCAACTCAAGAGGACATTAATGCATGTATTATTTAGCGAGGAATTGGTAGAGCAAAAAGAAAAAAATACTAGTCAGGATAAATATAAAATTCCTCCTCTAAAAATCTTATTGGCGGAGGATAATTTAATTAATCAGAAAGTTGCCATCACTGTACTTCAGAAATTAGGACACCACGTGGAAATAGCCGAAAATGGCTTACAAGCGGTTCAGAAATTTGAGCAAAACAAGTATCACATCATCCTAATGGATATGCAAATGCCAGAGATGGATGGACTAGAAGCCACTCGAATCATTAGAGAATATGAGAATGAGAAAGGTCTGAAAGCCATTCCAATCATCAGTATGACTGCTAATGCCATGAAAGCAGATATGGACAGAAGCATGGATGCCGGCATGAATGATTTCATTAGCAAACCTTTTAAACAAGAA
It includes:
- a CDS encoding response regulator, translating into METADEFQKRIKSLEKENAFLKQAMKQWKTIEKLYKTSAGKLKESEKRIRNIIENTPIGMSVSDENAVFEYVNPAFCELMNCSLFDLKGQNIWGIFHKSDLEQIQQDYYDLYRGKNDIRRDWQLISKDKEDKYVLADTSLLTGEDGKPKILTFITDITERKKLMNELVEAKEKAILANKTKSAFLANMSHEIRTPMNGIMGMTEILKQTTLDKEQVEYLDVINTSANNLLSIINDILDFSKIEAGKIELEQTPINIDEVVSEIADLLVFKADHKKIELITYTKIDVKHQLLGDPVRLKQIMINFANNAIKFTPEGGEVLISAEVTEVIYDEVEILFKIQDTGVGISKEGMNKLFKPFSQVDASTTRKFGGTGLGLIIAKRLANQMKGDVSVESEVGEGSTFSFTAKLKMDMNKTYQEPEIELAGLKALILDDNVTNVKILEKYLGFWGCKSDSAYSAYEAFKLLEESYDNHQPYDFVLSDYMMPDIDGFGFAKMVRKSPKTKNAVMVLLSSMTQLSLKKEFQIAGFQAYLYKPIKLEQLKRTLMHVLFSEELVEQKEKNTSQDKYKIPPLKILLAEDNLINQKVAITVLQKLGHHVEIAENGLQAVQKFEQNKYHIILMDMQMPEMDGLEATRIIREYENEKGLKAIPIISMTANAMKADMDRSMDAGMNDFISKPFKQEQLLETLSKFV